In a single window of the Nicotiana tomentosiformis chromosome 8, ASM39032v3, whole genome shotgun sequence genome:
- the LOC138897176 gene encoding uncharacterized protein produces the protein MRRMRRIPLSMKKIDGQIAQGSEVCLSRPHRVQQIVRESSGDASRPSSHAQQRVNRPSNKTKIITNNHPKSPPERQQVLQIHRKKGSGLRRKELQPRQLIDDSEQEEEELLVRRIVKTGITTTSLNPQSKGIEIREPVIYQKKASKKSDPTNKGKEKITAESESESDSDNDLLHTDMSDEDEGEPIDRVAWEKNFVNEKLIASSTAGPSTPIPPIVPEAPHTRPTEVVVPLATESAPVGDDRTMTALPMREDDIARPEGVLMNAMDADALPQTADEPSTLT, from the exons atgaggcggatgcgtcgcatccccctcagcatgaAAAAAATTGACGGAcaaattgctcaaggcagtgaagtctgcctatcgcgtccgCATCGCGTCCAACAAATTGTTAGAGAAAGCAGTGGGGATGCATCGCGtccaagctcgcacgcacag caacgagtaaaccgtccaagcaacaagacaaagataataACAAACAACCACCCAAAAAGCCCACCGGAAAGGCAACAGGtgctccaaatccacagaaaaaaaggaagtGGACTGAGAAGAAAGGAACTGCAGCCTAGGCAGTTAattgatgattcagagcaagaagaAGAGGAACTGTTAGTCAGGAGGATAGTGAAGACGGGTATTACAACAACATCATTAAATCCACAAAGCAAAGGGATAGAGATAAGAGAACCTGTGATATACCAGAAAAAAGCCTCCAAAAAGAGTGATCCGACTAATaaaggaaaggagaagattactgcagaatctgaatccgaatccGATTCGGATAATGACCTTCTGCATAccgacatgagtgatgaagatgagggtgaacccatagaccgagttgcttgggagaagaactttgttaatgagaag CTGATTGCAtcgtccactgccggaccatccactcctatTCCTCCTATAGTCCCTGAGGCTCCACACACCAGGCCTACTGAGGTCGTTGTACCACTTGCTACAGAATCAGCCCCAGTTGGTGATGATAGGACAATGACAGCTCTCCCTATGCGTGAGGATGATATTGCAAGGCCGGAGGGGGTCTTGATGAATGccatggatgcagatgctcttccacagactgcggatgagccttccaccttgacttga